A window of the Synechococcus sp. JA-3-3Ab genome harbors these coding sequences:
- the glgP gene encoding alpha-glucan family phosphorylase, which yields MKPLRTFKVTPYLPAALESLRLLAYNLHFSWNVETRSLFRRMDPDLWDACGHNPVALLGQIRQERLDELAEDPGFLAHLERASQQLQSYLQEDTWYRKYRSAQAVEGECYAYFSAEFGLADCLPLYSGGLGVLAGDHLKAASDLGLPLVGVGLLYQKGYFRQYLNPDGWQQERYPVNDFFNMPLELQRDAEGREIRIEVDYPKRKVFARIWKAMVGRVPLYLLDTNIEPNSQYDQDITDELYGGDQDVRIHQEIMLGIGGVRALRALGIHPTVYHMNEGHSAFLAVERIRLLMVEQGLSFEEAWQVAKSSQMFTTHTPVPAGIDLFPPDKIDYYLGFYYSQMGLSRERFLALGRENTGDFQSPFSMAVLAINMASFVNGVSKLHGSVSRKMFSRLWPEIPLEEVPITSITNGVHARTWVGEENQALYDRYLGPDWAEAPPSDPLWQKVDRIPDGELWRAHERSRSRLINFVRERLVEQLQKRAASAVEIQWASEALNPEVLTIGFARRFATYKRATLLFHNLERLKALLNHPQYPMQFIFAGKAHPRDNPGKELIRQIVQVSRQPEFRQRLVFIEDYDMYITSLLVAGVDVWLNTPLRPREASGTSGMKAAANGGQNLSILDGWWDEADYYQTGWPIGRGEEYEDRAYQDEVESNALYDLLEQEVAPLFYQRGSDGLPHAWIRRMKQAIQLNCPRFSTQRMVLEYAERAYIPLSNYFDRMRRDNFESARQFTRWRSHLQENWYNIRVVNVQVEPPKKASAAGLPSAQNDQVVMARDPLTVTVEVRLGSLQPQDVIVQAYQGPVDDNGQIRNGQATPLRYVETVEDRAIFSGQIRYEASGLQGLAIRLLPFHPDMHDPYELRLMLWA from the coding sequence ATGAAGCCGTTACGCACGTTCAAGGTCACTCCCTACCTGCCGGCTGCTCTGGAAAGTCTGCGCTTGTTGGCCTATAACCTGCATTTTAGTTGGAACGTGGAAACCCGCAGCCTGTTTCGGCGCATGGATCCAGATCTGTGGGATGCCTGTGGCCACAATCCGGTGGCTTTGTTGGGGCAGATTCGGCAGGAGCGGCTGGACGAGCTGGCGGAGGATCCTGGTTTTTTGGCCCACCTGGAGCGGGCCAGCCAACAGCTCCAGAGCTACCTGCAGGAAGACACCTGGTATCGCAAGTATCGCTCGGCCCAAGCGGTGGAAGGGGAGTGCTACGCCTATTTTTCAGCCGAGTTTGGTCTGGCAGATTGTTTGCCCCTCTACTCAGGAGGCCTGGGGGTCTTGGCCGGGGATCACCTCAAGGCGGCCAGCGACCTGGGCCTGCCGCTGGTGGGGGTGGGCCTGCTCTACCAGAAGGGGTATTTTCGCCAGTACCTCAACCCCGACGGCTGGCAGCAGGAGCGCTATCCCGTTAACGATTTTTTCAATATGCCCCTGGAGCTGCAAAGAGATGCGGAGGGCCGCGAGATTCGCATCGAGGTGGACTACCCCAAACGCAAGGTGTTTGCCCGCATTTGGAAGGCGATGGTGGGGCGGGTGCCCCTCTACCTGCTGGACACCAACATCGAGCCCAACAGCCAGTACGACCAGGACATCACCGATGAGCTGTACGGCGGCGACCAGGATGTGCGCATCCACCAGGAGATCATGTTGGGGATCGGCGGCGTGCGGGCTTTGCGCGCCCTCGGCATCCATCCCACCGTCTACCACATGAACGAGGGGCACTCGGCTTTTTTGGCGGTGGAGCGCATCCGCCTGTTGATGGTGGAGCAGGGGTTGAGCTTTGAAGAAGCCTGGCAGGTGGCCAAGTCCAGCCAGATGTTTACCACCCACACGCCGGTACCTGCCGGGATCGACCTGTTCCCGCCCGACAAAATCGACTACTACCTCGGCTTCTACTACAGCCAGATGGGCCTGAGCCGGGAGCGCTTTTTGGCCCTGGGCCGCGAAAACACCGGCGACTTTCAATCCCCCTTCAGCATGGCAGTGCTGGCCATCAACATGGCCTCGTTTGTCAACGGCGTCAGCAAGCTGCACGGGTCGGTCTCGCGCAAGATGTTCAGCCGCCTCTGGCCCGAGATCCCGCTGGAAGAAGTGCCGATTACTTCCATCACCAACGGGGTGCATGCCCGCACCTGGGTGGGGGAAGAGAACCAGGCCCTCTACGATCGCTACCTGGGGCCGGATTGGGCGGAGGCTCCCCCCTCGGATCCCCTGTGGCAGAAAGTGGATCGGATCCCGGATGGGGAGCTGTGGCGGGCCCACGAGCGCAGCCGCTCGCGCCTGATCAACTTCGTTCGCGAGCGCCTGGTGGAGCAACTGCAAAAGCGGGCGGCCTCAGCGGTGGAAATTCAGTGGGCCTCTGAAGCCCTCAACCCGGAAGTGCTCACCATTGGCTTTGCCCGCCGCTTTGCCACCTACAAGCGGGCCACCCTCTTGTTTCACAACCTGGAACGGCTCAAAGCCTTGCTCAACCATCCCCAGTACCCGATGCAGTTTATCTTTGCCGGCAAGGCCCACCCTCGCGACAACCCCGGCAAGGAGCTGATCCGGCAAATTGTGCAAGTGTCGCGCCAGCCGGAGTTTCGCCAGCGGCTGGTGTTTATCGAAGACTACGACATGTACATCACCAGCCTGCTGGTAGCCGGGGTGGATGTGTGGCTAAACACCCCCCTGCGCCCCCGCGAGGCCAGCGGCACCAGTGGCATGAAGGCGGCGGCCAACGGCGGACAGAACCTGAGCATTTTGGATGGCTGGTGGGATGAGGCCGATTACTACCAGACCGGCTGGCCCATTGGCCGCGGCGAGGAATACGAGGATCGCGCCTACCAAGACGAGGTGGAGTCCAACGCCCTCTACGACCTGCTGGAACAGGAGGTTGCCCCTCTGTTTTACCAGCGCGGTAGCGATGGCCTGCCCCACGCCTGGATTCGGCGCATGAAGCAGGCCATTCAGCTCAACTGCCCCCGCTTTAGCACCCAGCGCATGGTACTGGAGTATGCCGAGCGGGCCTACATTCCCCTCAGCAACTACTTCGACCGCATGCGCCGCGATAACTTCGAGTCGGCTCGCCAGTTTACCCGCTGGCGCAGCCATCTGCAGGAGAACTGGTACAACATTCGGGTTGTCAATGTCCAGGTCGAACCCCCCAAGAAAGCTTCCGCCGCCGGCCTCCCCTCGGCGCAAAACGACCAAGTGGTGATGGCCCGCGATCCCCTCACGGTGACCGTTGAGGTGCGGCTGGGATCCCTGCAACCCCAGGATGTCATCGTCCAGGCCTACCAGGGGCCGGTGGACGACAACGGCCAGATCCGGAACGGCCAAGCAACCCCCCTGCGCTACGTGGAGACGGTGGAGGATCGGGCCATCTTCTCCGGCCAGATTCGCTACGAGGCCAGCGGCTTGCAGGGGCTGGCCATCCGCCTGCTGCCCTTTCATCCTGACATGCACGATCCCTATGAGCTGCGGCTGATGCTCTGGGCCTAG
- a CDS encoding tetratricopeptide repeat protein — MLKAHDSAGLRLLLAAALLLGGLASWRQDRLSAVMGLASAAAISAFTRPAILAYNRGRERWLNRDLIGAVEQLNLALQQDPCLTNAHLLRGQVYLELGQLPQALADFDQATRLAPRRPESYLYRGLLLQLQGDLQGAIAELAEVVRRHPSAPHHLRLANLLRQQGSLPSALAHLDEAICRDPTSAPAYACRATVYGYLGEWEAAVADWSQAIRWDPCPAHHYGRGVAYAWADCYDEAIADLSRSLEAEPCQPHVLYIRGNLLYELGEIKAALDDYDQAFRLEADGNLGDPTDEYGLYGRGLAYGNMGDRATAISSWQAALQVSRQHHNLVLQEQAHRSLRQLQDLDGDPGAFG; from the coding sequence ATGCTCAAAGCCCACGACTCGGCCGGTTTGCGCCTGTTGCTCGCGGCTGCCCTGCTGTTGGGGGGCTTGGCCAGTTGGCGGCAGGATCGCCTCTCGGCAGTGATGGGTCTGGCCAGTGCGGCAGCCATTTCAGCCTTCACCCGCCCCGCCATCTTGGCTTACAACCGGGGTCGCGAACGGTGGCTGAACCGGGATCTGATAGGGGCTGTCGAGCAGCTCAACCTGGCGCTGCAGCAGGATCCCTGTCTGACCAACGCCCACCTTCTGCGCGGCCAGGTTTACCTCGAACTCGGCCAACTTCCCCAGGCGCTGGCGGACTTCGACCAAGCCACCCGGTTGGCCCCGCGCCGGCCAGAGTCCTATCTCTACCGCGGCCTCCTTCTTCAGTTGCAGGGGGATTTGCAGGGGGCAATAGCCGAGCTTGCCGAGGTAGTACGCCGGCATCCCAGCGCCCCCCACCACCTCCGCTTGGCCAACCTGCTCAGGCAACAGGGATCCCTGCCTTCAGCTCTAGCTCACCTGGACGAGGCCATTTGTCGGGATCCCACCTCGGCGCCTGCCTATGCCTGCCGCGCTACGGTGTACGGCTACCTGGGAGAATGGGAGGCGGCTGTGGCCGATTGGTCCCAGGCCATCCGCTGGGATCCCTGTCCGGCCCACCACTATGGGCGGGGCGTTGCCTATGCTTGGGCCGATTGCTATGACGAGGCCATTGCCGACCTCAGCCGCAGCCTCGAGGCAGAACCCTGCCAACCCCACGTTCTCTACATCAGGGGCAATCTTCTCTACGAGCTGGGGGAGATCAAAGCTGCCCTCGACGATTACGACCAGGCCTTTCGCTTGGAAGCCGACGGCAACCTCGGGGATCCCACCGACGAGTACGGCTTGTACGGTCGGGGGCTGGCTTACGGAAATATGGGAGATAGGGCAACGGCTATTTCCAGTTGGCAAGCCGCTTTGCAGGTCAGCCGCCAACACCACAACCTAGTTTTGCAGGAACAGGCGCATCGATCTTTGCGGCAGCTCCAGGATTTGGACGGAGATCCCGGAGCCTTTGGCTAG
- the ilvN gene encoding acetolactate synthase small subunit: MKHTLSALVQDQPGVLTRIAGMFARRGFNIDSLTVGPTERPGISRITMVVQGDEHDVEQMTKQLYKLIDVLKVTDITHVPCVERELMLVKVNASIETRSAIMDVAQMFRARIVDVAEESLTLEVTGDPGKMVAIIKMLTSFGIREIARTGLVALTRESGVNTEYLKQHPTVAVV, encoded by the coding sequence GTGAAACACACCCTCAGCGCTCTTGTGCAGGATCAGCCCGGGGTCTTAACCCGCATCGCCGGCATGTTTGCCCGCCGGGGCTTCAACATCGACAGCCTCACCGTTGGCCCCACCGAGCGGCCTGGCATCTCCCGCATCACCATGGTGGTGCAGGGGGATGAGCACGATGTGGAGCAGATGACCAAGCAGCTCTACAAGCTGATCGACGTGCTGAAAGTAACCGACATTACCCATGTCCCCTGTGTAGAACGGGAGCTGATGCTCGTCAAGGTCAACGCCAGCATCGAAACTCGCTCGGCCATCATGGACGTGGCGCAGATGTTCCGTGCCCGGATTGTGGATGTGGCGGAAGAGTCTTTAACTTTGGAAGTGACAGGGGATCCGGGCAAAATGGTGGCCATCATCAAGATGTTAACCAGCTTCGGCATTCGGGAGATTGCCCGCACCGGCCTGGTAGCTCTCACCCGCGAGTCGGGAGTCAATACCGAGTACTTGAAGCAGCACCCCACCGTGGCAGTCGTCTGA